The proteins below are encoded in one region of Metabacillus dongyingensis:
- a CDS encoding YebC/PmpR family DNA-binding transcriptional regulator: MGRKWNNIKEKKASKDANTSRIYAKFGREIYVAAKQGEPDPESNQALRVVLERAKTYSVPKAIIDRAIEKAKGGSEESYDELRYEGFGPNGSMVIVDALTNNVNRTASDVRAAFGKNGGNMGVNGSVAYMFDATAVIGIEGKTADDVLELLMEADLDVRDILEEEEAVIVYAEPDQFHAVQKAFKDAGITEFSVAELTMLAQNDLELPEDAQAQFEKMIDALEDLEDVQQVYHNVDLG; encoded by the coding sequence ATGGGTCGCAAGTGGAACAATATTAAAGAGAAAAAAGCGTCAAAAGATGCTAACACAAGCCGGATTTATGCGAAGTTCGGACGTGAGATTTATGTGGCAGCAAAGCAGGGCGAGCCTGATCCGGAATCAAATCAGGCGTTAAGAGTGGTGCTTGAGCGTGCAAAAACTTACAGTGTTCCAAAAGCAATCATCGACCGTGCGATTGAAAAAGCAAAAGGCGGTTCAGAAGAAAGCTATGATGAACTTCGTTATGAAGGATTTGGTCCGAATGGATCAATGGTTATCGTGGATGCCTTGACTAACAACGTTAACCGTACAGCATCGGATGTCCGTGCGGCATTTGGCAAAAACGGAGGAAATATGGGTGTTAATGGATCTGTTGCCTATATGTTTGATGCAACAGCTGTTATCGGCATTGAAGGCAAAACAGCAGACGATGTTCTTGAGCTGTTAATGGAAGCGGATCTTGATGTGCGCGATATTTTGGAAGAAGAGGAAGCTGTGATTGTTTATGCAGAACCTGATCAGTTCCATGCTGTTCAAAAAGCATTTAAGGATGCCGGCATTACAGAATTTTCAGTTGCAGAACTAACAATGCTTGCGCAAAATGACCTCGAGCTTCCTGAAGATGCACAGGCACAATTTGAAAAAATGATTGATGCTCTTGAAGATTTAGAAGATGTTCAGCAGGTTTATCATAATGTAGATTTAGGTTAA
- a CDS encoding general stress protein, with product MKPKFKVFHDDEQLSKSIDTLRNDGIRDDDIYILSHDNDHVRRDRKETDANKIGVGVTGVGTALKNVFRSKGDKLRAKMEEIGFEKEMAEKLEEELDKGKTLLVVRNQDEVTF from the coding sequence ATGAAACCGAAATTCAAAGTATTTCACGATGACGAGCAATTAAGCAAATCCATTGATACTTTAAGAAATGATGGAATCAGAGATGATGATATTTATATCCTTTCACATGACAACGACCATGTAAGGCGTGACCGCAAAGAAACTGATGCCAACAAAATCGGGGTAGGCGTAACCGGAGTCGGAACTGCCTTAAAAAATGTGTTCCGAAGCAAAGGCGATAAATTGCGTGCGAAAATGGAAGAAATCGGCTTTGAAAAAGAAATGGCTGAAAAGCTTGAAGAAGAATTGGATAAAGGGAAAACGCTGCTGGTTGTAAGAAATCAGGATGAAGTGACGTTTTGA